The window AAGAACAGGTGCTCTCTCGCCTTGTCGGTGACGAAAGCTTGAAGAATCTGTCGCTCCTTCCTACGTGTGGTACGCAATTTTACAAATACGACAAAGGCTGGGAAAGGATCTACGCCGAGGATTTTACCGCTGAACAGAAAGAGAAGATTGTCAGTTCGATGAAGAAGGCGATCGAGCTATCGGGCGTGAAGCCCGAGAAGGTTTGGGGAGAAGTGATTGAAGACCGGGGAAGTCAAATCACCTTTTCGGCATTGGGTCAGGAAGCTCCGCTAAACGAAAAAGTGAAATGGGACCCTGATTTCTCCAAACGAAAGAAGATGAAGGCCGTCCTCGACACGTTGATTCCCGAGTTTTCGGTCCGGCTGGGT of the Pirellulales bacterium genome contains:
- a CDS encoding HAD-IIB family hydrolase gives rise to the protein MKKLIVFDLDGTLAESKSSLDAEMAALLDKLFGFIKVAVISGGSWAQFQEQVLSRLVGDESLKNLSLLPTCGTQFYKYDKGWERIYAEDFTAEQKEKIVSSMKKAIELSGVKPEKVWGEVIEDRGSQITFSALGQEAPLNEKVKWDPDFSKRKKMKAVLDTLIPEFSVRLGGSTSIDVTRPGIDKAYGIKKLRDILGIAIEEMIF